The genomic segment AAGCCAAGTAAAACTGGATGAGAAAAAGTCAGGTTATGAAAATGACATCTTGGAAAGAAGCCGACAGTTAGCTTTAACTGTAAAGGGCAAGGAACTGAGTGAGGAAGATCTATGCAAGATTTTCAATCAGCTTTGGGGAAAATGGGTCTGTGACGTATCCTCAACTCTGCCTCCTGCCACAGAGCCTGACATTGACGTGGAttctgaaaatattcttttgGACTACTTCCAAAACAAGCGAAACTTGGTGGACATACTAAAGAGTCATTCCAGAAAACAATTTCAAGTCGAGTATGATATACATATCAAAATGAACAGGGCATTTTTACTAATCAGAAAGTCATTAGAGACCCATGATAAACAGTCCATAGATATGACTACTGACCACATTCTTTCAAGATTTACGAAAACTATTAACAACATTTGGCAGCAACAGCGTGATTACGATCCAAGTTATTTCTATGAAATCCTGAAAATTGTAGATGACGAGGTGAAATCTGCATGCACTGAGGAAAGATACACATTCACAAGTAGATATAAAATTGACTTATCTTTGTGTTTGTTCCAAAGAGCATCAGAGAATTTTAAGCAGATGCACAGGGCATTCAAGAGAGCAAATGATCCTGTAAACTACCTGGAAAGCAAGAAAGATGATTTCTTCATGAGTTTTAAGATCTCCTGCCAAGGTGCAACCTCTATCAAAGcatttgttgactttctttggcAAAAGCTCACTCCTGCTGTCTTTACCACCATACGGAATAAAACAGCCCCTAAAATTGCTGGGGATATGCAAGCTAACTGTCCAGCATTCAATGGAAACCGGGCTAATCTGGAAAAATATGTTCTTATCTCTCTGGCAGAAGAAGAGAACTTTAATAATTACTGGCAGTACCTTCATAATTCACAGTCATATTTTAGGAATTACACTGAATGCCATATTCGAAGATATTGTTCAGACAAAGGAGGCGAAAACatgaagaaatttttaaaaatcagtttaaaCGACATCAAGAGTGTTATACTCTCAGCCATTCAAGAATCCACTGCAATAGCGAAAGATAAAAGCAGCACTGTGTCTGAATGGTTGGATTTATTCTGTGAGCACTTGGGAAATAACTTGATCTTTCCACGTAAAGACTTGGTAAGCATTGAACATCAGGAGATAAAAGATACTGAATTTCTCAAAGAAGCCATGAGTGAAGCTTTGGACCCCACAATGAAAAGAATAGAACAGGATTGTTTGAGTATGTCTGCAGAAGAAATAGTTCCTGAAATTGAAAAACTGCTCTCTGAGCATCTCTGTGGTTGCTGGAAACAATGTCCCTGCTGTAGAGCAATTTGTACAAACACAATTCCTACACATGAAGGAGACCACAGTGTTCCCTTCCACCGTCCTCAGGCTGTCAATGGAATCTCGTGGTATAAAACAGACCATTTTACCATTGACTGCTGTACTAGTTTGGTAGCAAGTAATTGTTTATTGGTTCTCCGGGATGGCAGGGAAATCCCATATAAGAACTACCGACGGGCAGGAGGGGATTATGCCACGTGGAGCATCACCCCAGATTTATCCACACAGCCATACTGGAAATGGTTTGTCTGTCACTTTAGATCAAAGCTAGAAGAAGAATATCAGAAAAAATTTGTAGATAAGGGTAAAATCCCTGTTGCATGGACCAAAATCACAAAGCAAGATGTGCTTGATGACTTAAAAAAACATGGTGCCTAGAGACTTGTATGTCTGCCTCACCCTGGCCCCCAATGCCCACCTCGTTGGCCTGGCCCAGCCATAATCATGGTGATCCTCATCTTCAACAACCATAGGAAGCCATGGCTGTCCAAGTTCTGCCAGCCCTACAGCAAAAATACACAACAACAAATCATCAGGATGAcattccatttggtttctaagagagatgaaaatatttgtaatttcCTGGAAGAAAAATTGTTAACAGGAGGATATGACAACAAACTGATTTATAGACATTACACAACATTATGTTCTGTCTTCTGTATGGATTTTTCAGAAAGTGAACTTGGCATTTTAGATCTAATTCAAGTATTCATGGAAACATTAGGCAAGTGTTTTGAAAATGTCTGTGAACTGGATTTAATTTTCCATGTAGACAAGGTTCACAATATTCTTGTAGAAATGGTGACAGAGGGAATGGTATCAGAGACCAACATGAATGAGACTATTACACAAATCGATGCACAAAATAAACTGGACAAATCTGAGGCTGGCTTAGCAGGAGCTCCAGCCCATGCTGTATCAGTTGTAAAGAATATGAATCTTCCTGAGATCCCAAGAAATATTAACATTGGTGACATCAGTATAAAAGTGCCAAACCTGCCCTCttgtaaataaaaaattaaaaaggctacTCCCAGATAAAATTCAGGGACGTAAGTCATCCAAGTTTACCATGCAGTTGTTTACCAAAAATAGAGGAGGAGAGTCTTAACTTTTGCTCTTAGATATAAGTCAAGGTACTGTATAGAAGTTGTGTAAAATCAGTATGTGAAGTTCAATGTGGTTTTTCCTGCTCAGTGATTTTAAAGAAGCTGAGTAGTttctgtgtgattttttttcttttctaaattgtATTCCTATGCCCGCCTAAGGTATGCCTCTATATATTGGCTACTACAGTATTTTGAAAAGTGTTTGAGATA from the Loxodonta africana isolate mLoxAfr1 chromosome 7, mLoxAfr1.hap2, whole genome shotgun sequence genome contains:
- the LOC111751234 gene encoding AP-3 complex subunit sigma-1-like, producing MVILIFNNHRKPWLSKFCQPYSKNTQQQIIRMTFHLVSKRDENICNFLEEKLLTGGYDNKLIYRHYTTLCSVFCMDFSESELGILDLIQVFMETLGKCFENVCELDLIFHVDKVHNILVEMVTEGMVSETNMNETITQIDAQNKLDKSEAGLAGAPAHAVSVVKNMNLPEIPRNINIGDISIKVPNLPSCK